From a region of the Cucumis sativus cultivar 9930 chromosome 6, Cucumber_9930_V3, whole genome shotgun sequence genome:
- the LOC101212379 gene encoding actin-related protein 2/3 complex subunit 1A isoform X2, producing MTAIAVHQFAHCITCHAWSPDHSMVAFCPNNNEVHIYKSLQDNWERVHVLQKHDQLISGIDWSVRSNRIVTASHDRNSYVWNLEGSEWVPTLVILRLNRAALCVQWSPKENKFAVGSGAKTVCICYYEQENNWWVSKLIRKRHDSSVTNVAWHPNNLLLATTSTDGKCRIFSTFIKGVDTKDSKAGTFSDSKFGELIVQLDLSFSWAFGVKWSASGNTLAYAGHNSMIYFVDEVGPSPLAQSVAFRDLPLRDILFVSERMVIGVGFDCHPMAFAADERGIWSFVRFLGEKKTASGSKYGSQFSEAFGKLYGQPRQGVGNDSVESSRLRGCVHENCIKSFGVSKISA from the exons ATGACAGCCATTGCAGTTCATCAGTTCGCTCACTGCATCACTTGCCATGCTTGGAGCCCTGACCACTCTA TGGTTGCATTTTGTCCTAACAACAATGAAGTTCACATTTACAAATCATTACAAGACAACTGGGAGAGAGTACATGTTCTTCAGAAG CATGATCAGCTTATCTCTGGAATAGATTGGAGTGTTAGGTCAAACAGAATTGTGACTGCATCTCATGATCGGAATTC aTATGTTTGGAACCTCGAAGGATCGGAATGGGTACCAACTCTTGTCATTCTTAGATTAAACCGTGCTGCACTCTGTGTTCAGTGGAGTCCAAAAG AAAACAAGTTCGCTGTTGGAAGTGGGGCAAAAACTGTTTGCATATGCTACTATGAACAAGAGAACAATTG GTGGGTCAGTAAACTTATCAGGAAACGACATGATTCTTCTGTGACAAATGTCGCTTGGCATCCGAATAAT CTGCTTCTTGCAACAACCTCAACGGATGGAAAATGTCGAATCTTTTCCACCTTCATTAAAGGCGTTGACACAAA GGATTCAAAAGCAGGCACATTTTCGGATTCAAAATTTGGAGAG TTAATTGTTCAGCTTGATCTCTCATTCTCTTGGGCATTTGGCGTGAAGTGGTCTGCAAGTGGGAATACCTTAGCTTATGCAG GTCACAATTCCATGATTTACTTCGTAGATGAAGTTGGTCCTTCTCCTCTAGCCCAGAGTGTTGCATTCCGAGATTTGCCTCTTCGTGAT ATACTATTTGTTTCTGAGAGAATGGTTATAGGTGTAGGATTTGATTGCCATCCAATGGCTTTTGCTGCTGATGAAAGAGGGATCTG GAGCTTTGTAAGATTTCTTGGAGAGAAGAAAACGGCGTCAGGTTCAAAATACGGATCCCAG TTTTCAGAAGCATTTGGAAAGTTATATGGTCAACCGAGGCAAGGTGTTGGCAATGATTCAGTTGAATCTTCAAGATTGCGCGGATGCGTCCACGAGAATTGCATAAA GTCCTTTGGTGTCTCGAAAATATCAGCATAG
- the LOC101212379 gene encoding actin-related protein 2/3 complex subunit 1A isoform X1, translated as MTAIAVHQFAHCITCHAWSPDHSMVAFCPNNNEVHIYKSLQDNWERVHVLQKHDQLISGIDWSVRSNRIVTASHDRNSYVWNLEGSEWVPTLVILRLNRAALCVQWSPKENKFAVGSGAKTVCICYYEQENNWWVSKLIRKRHDSSVTNVAWHPNNLLLATTSTDGKCRIFSTFIKGVDTKDSKAGTFSDSKFGELIVQLDLSFSWAFGVKWSASGNTLAYAGHNSMIYFVDEVGPSPLAQSVAFRDLPLRDILFVSERMVIGVGFDCHPMAFAADERGIWSFVRFLGEKKTASGSKYGSQFSEAFGKLYGQPRQGVGNDSVESSRLRGCVHENCINCIVPLKEPGGRGSTIKRFSTSGLDGKVVIWDLEGQDDLSQYL; from the exons ATGACAGCCATTGCAGTTCATCAGTTCGCTCACTGCATCACTTGCCATGCTTGGAGCCCTGACCACTCTA TGGTTGCATTTTGTCCTAACAACAATGAAGTTCACATTTACAAATCATTACAAGACAACTGGGAGAGAGTACATGTTCTTCAGAAG CATGATCAGCTTATCTCTGGAATAGATTGGAGTGTTAGGTCAAACAGAATTGTGACTGCATCTCATGATCGGAATTC aTATGTTTGGAACCTCGAAGGATCGGAATGGGTACCAACTCTTGTCATTCTTAGATTAAACCGTGCTGCACTCTGTGTTCAGTGGAGTCCAAAAG AAAACAAGTTCGCTGTTGGAAGTGGGGCAAAAACTGTTTGCATATGCTACTATGAACAAGAGAACAATTG GTGGGTCAGTAAACTTATCAGGAAACGACATGATTCTTCTGTGACAAATGTCGCTTGGCATCCGAATAAT CTGCTTCTTGCAACAACCTCAACGGATGGAAAATGTCGAATCTTTTCCACCTTCATTAAAGGCGTTGACACAAA GGATTCAAAAGCAGGCACATTTTCGGATTCAAAATTTGGAGAG TTAATTGTTCAGCTTGATCTCTCATTCTCTTGGGCATTTGGCGTGAAGTGGTCTGCAAGTGGGAATACCTTAGCTTATGCAG GTCACAATTCCATGATTTACTTCGTAGATGAAGTTGGTCCTTCTCCTCTAGCCCAGAGTGTTGCATTCCGAGATTTGCCTCTTCGTGAT ATACTATTTGTTTCTGAGAGAATGGTTATAGGTGTAGGATTTGATTGCCATCCAATGGCTTTTGCTGCTGATGAAAGAGGGATCTG GAGCTTTGTAAGATTTCTTGGAGAGAAGAAAACGGCGTCAGGTTCAAAATACGGATCCCAG TTTTCAGAAGCATTTGGAAAGTTATATGGTCAACCGAGGCAAGGTGTTGGCAATGATTCAGTTGAATCTTCAAGATTGCGCGGATGCGTCCACGAGAATTGCATAAA TTGTATTGTGCCTCTTAAAGAGCCAGGTGGCCGTGGCTCCACTATAAAGCGGTTCAGCACTTCAG GTTTGGATGGAAAAGTGGTTATTTGGGACTTGGAGGGCCAGGATGATCTATCTCAATACTTATGA
- the LOC101212627 gene encoding glutamyl-tRNA(Gln) amidotransferase subunit A, chloroplastic/mitochondrial codes for MLSTLQPPRCSLSRFTLHLPSKPSFFHSKQTPLSTPHSTLTDQLPTSNSSQPLQSQILSIRHSLLSRQITATQLADSYLNRLRALEPHLKSFLHVSETVRSDAREIDDKILRNEELGPLAGVLVAVKDNICTAGMPSTAGSRILDGYRPPFDATAVKRIKELGGIVIGKTNLDEFGMGSSTEASAFQVTANPWDLSRVPGGSSGGSASAVSARQCVVSLGSDTGGSVRQPASFCGVVGLKPTYGRVSRFGLMAYASSLDVIGCLSTTVADAGILLHSISGHDTLDATSSKREVSDFTSQFSAVDSFESKPLRGLRIGLIRETLDKGVDGQVNSAIRAAASHLEELGCSINEVSLPSFSLGLPAYYILASSESSSNLARYDGVRYGNQAIADELTGLYENSRATGFGSEVKMRILMGTYALSAGYYDAYYKRAQQVRTIIQKSFRAALDEYDILISPTAPSAAYKIGEKVDDPLAMYAGDIMTVNVNLAGLPALVLPCGFVQDGSSNLPVGLQMIGAAFDEGKLLKVGHIFEQTLADCRFVPPLLADDIVG; via the exons ATGCTATCCACACTGCAACCCCCTCGCTGCTCTCTCTCTCGATTCACTCTCCATCTTCCCTCCAAACCTTCCTTCTTTCACTCCAAACAAACCCCACTTTCAACTCCACATTCCACTCTTACAGACCAACTTCCCACTTCCAATTCTTCCCAACCCCTTCAATCCCAAATTCTCTCCATCCGCCATTCACTTCTTTCCCGCCAAATCACTGCCACCCAACTCGCCGACTCCTATCTCAATCGCCTTCGTGCTTTGGAGCCTCACCTCAAGTCATTTCTCCACGTCTCTGAAACTGTCCGCTCTGATGCCCGTGAGATTGATGACAAAATTCTCAGAAATGAGGAACTGGGTCCTTTAGCTGGGGTGCTTGTGGCCGTTAAGGACAATATTTGTACTGCGGGTATGCCTTCCACTGCTGGGTCTCGGATTCTTGATGGATATCGCCCACCATTTGACGCTACTGCTGTGAAGAGAATCAAGGAGTTGGGTGGGATTGTGATTGGGAAGACTAATTTGGATGAATTTGGCATGGGTAGCTCTACTGAAGCCTCTGCTTTCCAG GTGACTGCAAATCCGTGGGATTTGAGTAGGGTCCCGGGAGGATCATCAGGAGGATCTGCTTCAGCTGTTTCTGCTAGGCAGTGTGTGGTGTCATTGGGAAGTGATACAGGTGGAAGTGTGCGGCAGCCAGCATCTTTTTGTGGTGTTGTTGGGTTGAAACCAACATATGGTCGTGTCTCAAGATTTGGACTTATGGCCTATGCTTCTTCGCTTGATGTTATTGGCTGCTTGAGTACAACAGTTGCTGATGCTGGGATTCTTCTACATTCAATTTCTGGTCATGATACCCTTGATGCCACTAGTAGTAAACGA GAGGTTTCTGATTTCACATCACAATTTTCTGCCGTTGATTCATTCGAATCTAAACCCTTGAGAGGATTGAGGATTGGCCTGATTCGTGAAACCCTTGATAAGGGTGTCGATGGTCAAGTAAATTCTGCTATACGTGCTGCTGCTTCACATCTAGAAGAATTAGGATGTTCCATCAATGAg GTATCACTACCATCATTTTCTCTTGGGCTGCCAGCGTATTATATTCTTGCATCATCTGAATCATCTTCAAACTTAGCACGATATGATGGTGTCAG ATATGGAAATCAAGCTATTGCTGATGAGCTAACTGGTCTATATGAAAATTCCCGAGCAACAGGATTTGGTTCAGAG GTTAAAATGAGAATTTTGATGGGAACATATGCTCTCTCAGCTGGTTATTATGATGCTTACTACAAGCGTGCTCAGCAG GTGAGAACAATTATCCAGAAAAGCTTCAGAGCAGCACTAGATGAATATGACATCTTAATATCACCTACTGCACCATCTGCCGCTTATAAAATTG GTGAAAAGGTGGATGACCCATTGGCAATGTATGCAGGTGACATCATGACT GTCAATGTTAACTTGGCTGGACTACCTGCATTGGTATTGCCTTGTGGATTTGTTCAAGATGGGTCCTCTAACCTTCCTGTTGGCCTTCAAATGATTGGTGCAGCTTTTGATGAG